One window of Ailuropoda melanoleuca isolate Jingjing chromosome 3, ASM200744v2, whole genome shotgun sequence genomic DNA carries:
- the IL9 gene encoding interleukin-9, which translates to MTLPTVVLASILLLCSVTSQKCTTFTGILDVTYLIDKLQEDSTSKCNCTGTSVTSCLCLPIPSDNCTTVCFQEGLSQMTNSTAETRYPLIFNRVKKTVLKNKCQLFSCEQPCNQTTTGNTLTFLQSLREVLQKQRAMDKV; encoded by the exons ATGACCCTGCCCACCGTGGTCCTTGCCTCTATCCTGCTCCTCTGCTCCGTGACCAGCCAGAAGTGTACGACATTTACAGGGATCCTAGATGTCACGTACCTCATTGACAAACTGCAG GAAGATTCAACTTCAAAATGCAACTGCACCGGCACCAGT GTGACCAGTTGTTTGTGTCTGCCCATTCCTTCC GACAACTGCACCACAGTATGCTTCCAGGAAGGTCTGTCCCAGATGACCAACTCCACAGCGGAAACAAGATATCCCCTGATTTTCAATCGAGTAAAAAAAACAGTCCTAAAGAACAAGTGCCAG TTGTTTTCCTGTGAACAGCCATGTAACCAAACCACAACAGGCAACACGCTGACGTTTCTGCAGAGTCTCCGGGAAGTTCTCCAGAAACAAAGGGCAATGGACAAAGTATGa